One part of the Pseudomonadota bacterium genome encodes these proteins:
- a CDS encoding SDR family oxidoreductase, which produces MTHSARSAQPTVLVTGSSRGIGAATVRLLAEEGYRVCINYRRSQEAAQALSESLAHTRPLAVQADVSKEREVVRLFDAIDQEFGRLDALVNNVAVLSNQARVFDLDEQRINRVLRHNVTSAFLCSREAIKRMSTQQGGQGGAIVNVSSVAALTGSPDEYVDYAASKGAMDALTRGLAKEVAAEGVRVNSVRPGFIYTDMHADGGDPNRVDRLAAHIPMARGGEALEVAQAIRWLLSSDASYVTGSFINAAGGAP; this is translated from the coding sequence ATGACGCATTCAGCGCGCTCTGCTCAACCGACGGTATTAGTCACCGGCAGCAGTCGTGGTATCGGCGCAGCGACCGTTCGGCTACTGGCCGAGGAAGGTTACCGTGTTTGCATTAACTATCGACGCAGCCAAGAGGCGGCCCAGGCGTTGAGCGAGTCTCTCGCGCATACCCGACCTCTGGCCGTGCAAGCGGATGTCTCGAAGGAGCGGGAAGTGGTGCGCTTGTTTGACGCGATCGACCAGGAATTCGGCCGTTTGGATGCACTCGTGAATAACGTCGCAGTGCTATCGAATCAGGCGCGCGTCTTCGATCTCGATGAACAACGCATCAACCGAGTATTGCGCCATAACGTCACCAGTGCTTTTTTATGCAGTCGCGAGGCGATCAAACGCATGTCGACGCAGCAAGGCGGCCAAGGCGGTGCGATCGTCAATGTTTCGTCGGTAGCCGCACTCACCGGGTCACCGGATGAATACGTTGACTATGCGGCCTCAAAAGGGGCGATGGATGCGCTGACGCGCGGACTGGCCAAAGAAGTCGCCGCCGAAGGGGTGCGCGTGAACAGTGTGCGACCGGGCTTTATCTATACCGACATGCACGCTGACGGTGGCGATCCTAACCGAGTCGACCGACTCGCGGCTCACATCCCGATGGCGCGTGGAGGCGAAGCGCTAGAGGTCGCACAAGCGATTCGCTGGTTGCTCTCCAGCGATGCTTCGTATGTGACCGGCTCGTTTATCAATGCAGCCGGCGGAGCGCCTTAA